The Deferribacter autotrophicus genomic sequence AGTCATCTATTGTCAAAGCTATCACAGGAATAGACCCAGATAGATTAAAGGAAGAAAAAACAAGAGGGATTACTATAGACCTTGGTTTTGCTCATCTCAAAACTGATGACTTGATAATATCTTTTATCGATGTTCCAGGTCACGAAGCTTTAGTCAAAAATATGATAGCTGGAGCTACTAATTTTAATATCTGTCTCTTAGTAATTGATGCCAAGGAGGGGATCAAGGCTCAAACTATTGAACATTGCAATATAATCGATTACCTAAATGTTGAAAATCTTATAATTGCACTTAATAAAATTGATCTTGTAGATAAATCTACTGTTAGGCATAGAATATCTGAAATTGAGACATTCCTTACGAATTATAACTTTAAAAACGTTGAAATAGTCCCAACCTCAATCAAACAATCTGATTCAATAAATATTATTAAAAATAAAATTGTAAATTATGCTAAAAAATATGAAGATAACAGATTAGACTTTCCTTTTTTAATGCACATTGATAGAGTTTTTTCTTTAAAAGGTCATGGTACCATTGTTACTGGGACCACAAACTTTGGTAGTTTAAAACAAGGTGAAACAGTCACCATTTTTCCAATAAATTTTCACGCAAAAGTTAAATCCATTCACAATCACAATGATTTAGTTTCAAACGTCTTACCTAACATGCGTACTGCCTTAAATTTGAGTGATGTAAAAAAATCTGATCTTTCAAGAGGCTACGTTATTCACAAAGGGGATTATTATTCTACTAACATATTTTATGCAAAAATAAAGATCTTTAAAAAGCTTAACTCTGAATTCAGCATCAAATCAAACAAAAAATATCTTATTTTTTATGGTACTGACTTTTTTTATGCTAAAATCATTCTTCTTGATAAAAAGGAAATTAAAAACGACGAATCAGCTTTTGCTATAATAAAACCTGATAAAGAAATAATCACTTACCCAACTGAAAAAATGCTAATAAGAAGCGGATCTCCACAAATTACTGTTGCAGGTTTAACAGTATTGTTTTGTGACAAGCTAAATTTACAAAAAAATGACTTACTTACTTTTCTAAAATATATTGATGATAATAACCTCAAATCTGCTCTTGATTTTCTAATTACACAGCAATCTTACTATCCCTTTAAAAACTTACATCAACTTTTTCACATTCCTAAAAAAGAATTTATTCATCTATTAAGTAGTTTAAAATTAAATACATGTTCAAACATAATCTATCCTGAATTATTTATATCAAATATTATTCAAGAAACATTAAACATACTTAAAAATACTAATAAGTTAGATCTAAATTCAATAAATTCATTCAGAAATTTGCCACAATCATTAAAAGAAAAAATTATTTCAAAACTAAAAGCAAACTTTAAAGATGAAAATTATTTTTTTGTAGGCAGTATAGTACAAAAAAAAGAACAATCAGAGTTTGAAAAGCTTGCAGATAAGGTCTTATCTTTAATGAAAAAAGATCTTTCTATTACAAATTCTGCCAATATTTCTGAAAGATTATATATAGACAGACAAAAAGCTGAAAAAATACTTACTTATTTGCAAAATCGTGAAAGAATCAAAAGA encodes the following:
- the selB gene encoding selenocysteine-specific translation elongation factor translates to MGYKSVIVGTAGHIDHGKSSIVKAITGIDPDRLKEEKTRGITIDLGFAHLKTDDLIISFIDVPGHEALVKNMIAGATNFNICLLVIDAKEGIKAQTIEHCNIIDYLNVENLIIALNKIDLVDKSTVRHRISEIETFLTNYNFKNVEIVPTSIKQSDSINIIKNKIVNYAKKYEDNRLDFPFLMHIDRVFSLKGHGTIVTGTTNFGSLKQGETVTIFPINFHAKVKSIHNHNDLVSNVLPNMRTALNLSDVKKSDLSRGYVIHKGDYYSTNIFYAKIKIFKKLNSEFSIKSNKKYLIFYGTDFFYAKIILLDKKEIKNDESAFAIIKPDKEIITYPTEKMLIRSGSPQITVAGLTVLFCDKLNLQKNDLLTFLKYIDDNNLKSALDFLITQQSYYPFKNLHQLFHIPKKEFIHLLSSLKLNTCSNIIYPELFISNIIQETLNILKNTNKLDLNSINSFRNLPQSLKEKIISKLKANFKDENYFFVGSIVQKKEQSEFEKLADKVLSLMKKDLSITNSANISERLYIDRQKAEKILTYLQNRERIKRISENIYIPTYRLDKIITSAIDLAKKDGYIDIKNIKSIVNAPRKTLIAILDYLDTTNLFTKKENKRFLSNLSKNL